A DNA window from Trichosurus vulpecula isolate mTriVul1 chromosome 2, mTriVul1.pri, whole genome shotgun sequence contains the following coding sequences:
- the FAM76A gene encoding protein FAM76A isoform X3 has translation MAALYACTKCHQRFPFEALSQGQQLCKECRIAHPMVKCTYCRTEFQQESKTNTICKKCAQNVKLYGTPKPCQYCNIIAAFIGNKCQRCTNSEKKYGPPYSCEQCKQQCAFDRKDDRKKVDGKLLCWLCTLSYKRVLQKTREQRKHLSSSSRAGHQEKEQYSRLSAGSHFNSQKTLSTSSIQNEIPKKKPKFDAITANGDSFSPDLALDSPGTDHFVIIAQLKEEVASLKKMLHQKDQMILEKEKKITELKADLQYQESQMRAKMNQMEKTHKEVTEQLQAKNRELLKQAAALSKGKKSEKSGAMTSP, from the exons ATGGCGGCGCTCTACGCCTGCACCAAATGCCACCAGCGCTTCCCCTTCGAGGCGCTGTCCCAGGGGCAGCAGCTGTGCAAG GAGTGTCGTATTGCACATCCTATGGTTAAATGTACCTACTGTCGGACTGAATTCCAGCAGGAAAG TAAGACCAATACGATATGCAAGAAATGCGCTCAGAATGTAAAGTTGTATGGAACA CCCAAGCCTTGTCAGTATTGCAACATCATTGCAGCATTTATTGGCAATAAATGTCAGCGCTGTACAAACTCAGAGAAGAAGTATGGACCACCATACTCTTGTGAACAGTGTAAACAACAGTGTGCCTTTGACAGGAAGGATGACAGAAAAAAG GTGGATGGGAAGTTGCTGTGCTGGCTGTGTACGTTGTCATACAAGCGAGTCCTACAGAAAACCAGAGAGCAGCGGAAGCACCTGAGCAGCTCATCCCGAGCAGGCCACCAAGAGAAGGAACAGTATAGCCGGCTGAGTGCCGGGAGCCATTTTAACAG ccaaaaaacaCTGTCTACATCTTCGATTCAGAATGAAATTCCAAAGAAGAAACCTAAGTTTGATGCTATCACAGCTAATGGAGACAG CTTTTCACCAGACTTAGCTCTGGACTCTCCAGGCACTGATCACTTTGTCATCATTGCCCAGCTAAAGGAAGAAGTGGCCTCACTTAAGAAGATGCTCCATCAGAAGGACcagatgatcttagaaaaagagaagaag ATCACTGAATTGAAAGCCGATCTGCAGTACCAGGAGTCTCAGATGAGAGCCAAGATGAATCAGATGGAGAAAACCCACAAAGAAGTAACAGAGCAGTTACAG GCCAAAAACCGAGAGCTTTTGAAGCAAGCAGCAGCTTTGTCAAAGGGCAAAAAGTCTGAGAAGTCGGGAGCAATGACTTCTCCGTGA
- the FAM76A gene encoding protein FAM76A isoform X1, with translation MAALYACTKCHQRFPFEALSQGQQLCKECRIAHPMVKCTYCRTEFQQESKTNTICKKCAQNVKLYGTPKPCQYCNIIAAFIGNKCQRCTNSEKKYGPPYSCEQCKQQCAFDRKDDRKKVDGKLLCWLCTLSYKRVLQKTREQRKHLSSSSRAGHQEKEQYSRLSAGSHFNSQKTLSTSSIQNEIPKKKPKFDAITANGDSVPSSYELLCPNIQSAPSVLVQWAASQQSLGANHYPVPPGTGILNFSPDLALDSPGTDHFVIIAQLKEEVASLKKMLHQKDQMILEKEKKITELKADLQYQESQMRAKMNQMEKTHKEVTEQLQAKNRELLKQAAALSKGKKSEKSGAMTSP, from the exons ATGGCGGCGCTCTACGCCTGCACCAAATGCCACCAGCGCTTCCCCTTCGAGGCGCTGTCCCAGGGGCAGCAGCTGTGCAAG GAGTGTCGTATTGCACATCCTATGGTTAAATGTACCTACTGTCGGACTGAATTCCAGCAGGAAAG TAAGACCAATACGATATGCAAGAAATGCGCTCAGAATGTAAAGTTGTATGGAACA CCCAAGCCTTGTCAGTATTGCAACATCATTGCAGCATTTATTGGCAATAAATGTCAGCGCTGTACAAACTCAGAGAAGAAGTATGGACCACCATACTCTTGTGAACAGTGTAAACAACAGTGTGCCTTTGACAGGAAGGATGACAGAAAAAAG GTGGATGGGAAGTTGCTGTGCTGGCTGTGTACGTTGTCATACAAGCGAGTCCTACAGAAAACCAGAGAGCAGCGGAAGCACCTGAGCAGCTCATCCCGAGCAGGCCACCAAGAGAAGGAACAGTATAGCCGGCTGAGTGCCGGGAGCCATTTTAACAG ccaaaaaacaCTGTCTACATCTTCGATTCAGAATGAAATTCCAAAGAAGAAACCTAAGTTTGATGCTATCACAGCTAATGGAGACAG cGTTCCTTCCTCTTACGAGCTGCTTTGTCCTAATATCCAGAGTGCCCCGTCCGTGTTGGTGCAGTGGGCTGCTTCCCAACAGAGTCTTGGTGCCAACCATTATCCTGTTCCTCCAGGCACTGGCATCCTGAA CTTTTCACCAGACTTAGCTCTGGACTCTCCAGGCACTGATCACTTTGTCATCATTGCCCAGCTAAAGGAAGAAGTGGCCTCACTTAAGAAGATGCTCCATCAGAAGGACcagatgatcttagaaaaagagaagaag ATCACTGAATTGAAAGCCGATCTGCAGTACCAGGAGTCTCAGATGAGAGCCAAGATGAATCAGATGGAGAAAACCCACAAAGAAGTAACAGAGCAGTTACAG GCCAAAAACCGAGAGCTTTTGAAGCAAGCAGCAGCTTTGTCAAAGGGCAAAAAGTCTGAGAAGTCGGGAGCAATGACTTCTCCGTGA
- the FAM76A gene encoding protein FAM76A isoform X2 — protein sequence MAALYACTKCHQRFPFEALSQGQQLCKECRIAHPMVKCTYCRTEFQQESKTNTICKKCAQNVKLYGTPKPCQYCNIIAAFIGNKCQRCTNSEKKYGPPYSCEQCKQQCAFDRKDDRKKVDGKLLCWLCTLSYKRVLQKTREQRKHLSSSSRAGHQEKEQYSRLSAGSHFNSQKTLSTSSIQNEIPKKKPKFDAITANGDSSFSPDLALDSPGTDHFVIIAQLKEEVASLKKMLHQKDQMILEKEKKITELKADLQYQESQMRAKMNQMEKTHKEVTEQLQAKNRELLKQAAALSKGKKSEKSGAMTSP from the exons ATGGCGGCGCTCTACGCCTGCACCAAATGCCACCAGCGCTTCCCCTTCGAGGCGCTGTCCCAGGGGCAGCAGCTGTGCAAG GAGTGTCGTATTGCACATCCTATGGTTAAATGTACCTACTGTCGGACTGAATTCCAGCAGGAAAG TAAGACCAATACGATATGCAAGAAATGCGCTCAGAATGTAAAGTTGTATGGAACA CCCAAGCCTTGTCAGTATTGCAACATCATTGCAGCATTTATTGGCAATAAATGTCAGCGCTGTACAAACTCAGAGAAGAAGTATGGACCACCATACTCTTGTGAACAGTGTAAACAACAGTGTGCCTTTGACAGGAAGGATGACAGAAAAAAG GTGGATGGGAAGTTGCTGTGCTGGCTGTGTACGTTGTCATACAAGCGAGTCCTACAGAAAACCAGAGAGCAGCGGAAGCACCTGAGCAGCTCATCCCGAGCAGGCCACCAAGAGAAGGAACAGTATAGCCGGCTGAGTGCCGGGAGCCATTTTAACAG ccaaaaaacaCTGTCTACATCTTCGATTCAGAATGAAATTCCAAAGAAGAAACCTAAGTTTGATGCTATCACAGCTAATGGAGACAG CAGCTTTTCACCAGACTTAGCTCTGGACTCTCCAGGCACTGATCACTTTGTCATCATTGCCCAGCTAAAGGAAGAAGTGGCCTCACTTAAGAAGATGCTCCATCAGAAGGACcagatgatcttagaaaaagagaagaag ATCACTGAATTGAAAGCCGATCTGCAGTACCAGGAGTCTCAGATGAGAGCCAAGATGAATCAGATGGAGAAAACCCACAAAGAAGTAACAGAGCAGTTACAG GCCAAAAACCGAGAGCTTTTGAAGCAAGCAGCAGCTTTGTCAAAGGGCAAAAAGTCTGAGAAGTCGGGAGCAATGACTTCTCCGTGA